The Oenanthe melanoleuca isolate GR-GAL-2019-014 chromosome 15, OMel1.0, whole genome shotgun sequence genome contains a region encoding:
- the CASTOR1 gene encoding cytosolic arginine sensor for mTORC1 subunit 1 isoform X1, which yields MRGGPGPVPGRCGAVPGRSRVLPYSGGGGGSRGGAAAMDLHILEHRVRVLSLARRGLWLYTHPLLKLLFLPQRCRCKFFSLTETPEDYTVMLDEEGFKELPPSEFMQVADSTWLVLSVVSNGREAPGCQATGVTKIARSVIAPLAEHHVSVLMLSTYQTDFILVRERDLPVVIHTLAGEFDIYREESGECVPVTCDDVSNGFLKPKPPTSPTLHPVQSPQTRFCVLTVAPDTLPAIATMLIDVLFYSHGSPPWDAATSSQDLDSITFFSFSLIEGYISIVMDAETQKRFPSDLLLTSSTGELWRMVRIGGQPLGFDECGIVAQIAEPLAAADISAYYISTFNFDHALVPEEGSAEVIQLLQQRQESGR from the exons ATGCGGGGCGGTCCTGGGCCGGTCCCGGGGCGATGCGGGGCGGTTCCGGGGCGGTCCCGTGTCCTCCCTTAtagcggcggcggcggcggctcccggggcggcgcggccgccATGGACCTGCACATCCTGGAGCACCGGGTGCGGGTGCTGAGCCTGGCCCGCCGCGGGCTCTGGCTCTACACCCACCCGCTGCTCAAGCTGCTCTTCCTGCCCCAGCGCTGCCG gTGCAAGTTCTTCAGCCTGACGGAGACCCCCGAGGACTACACAGTCATGCTGGACGAGGAGGGCTTCAAAG AGCTGCCGCCCTCCGAGTTCATGCAGGTGGCAGACTCCACCTGGCTGGTGCTCAGCGTGGTCTCCAACGGGCGGGAGGCCCCGGGCTGCCAGGCCACCGGCGTCACCAAGATCGCGCGCTCGGTCATCGCGCCGCTGGCCGAGCACCACGTCTCGGTGCTGATGCTCTCCACGTACCAGACCGACTTCATCCTG GTGCGGGAGCGGGACCTGCCCGTGGTGATCCACACGCTGGCCGGGGAGTTCGACATCTACAGGGAGGAGAGCGGCGAGTGCGTCCCTGTCACCTGTGATGATGTCAGCAACGGCTTCCTCAAGCCCAAGCCAC ccaccagccccacgCTGCACCCGGTGCAGAGCCCCCAGACCCGCTTCTGTGTCCTGACGGTGGCCCCCGACACGCTGCCCGCCATCGCCACCATGCTCATCGACGTCCTCTTCTACTCCCACGG CAGCCCCCCGTGGGAtgcagccaccagcagccaggacCTCGACTCCATcaccttcttctccttctcgCTCATCGAGGGCTACATCTCCATCGTGATGGATGCCGAGACCCAGAAGCG CTTCCCCAGTGACCTCCTGCTGACCAGCTCCACGGGCGAGCTGTGGCGGATGGTGCGGATCGGGGGGCAGCCCCTCGGCTTCG ACGAGTGTGGCATCGTGGCGCAGATCGCGGAGCCGCTGGCGGCCGCCGACATCTCGGCCTATTACATCAGCACCTTCAACTTCGACCACGCCTTG GTCCCCgaggagggcagtgctgaggtgatccagctgctgcagcagcgGCAGGAGAGCGGCAGATAG
- the CASTOR1 gene encoding cytosolic arginine sensor for mTORC1 subunit 1 isoform X2 codes for MDLHILEHRVRVLSLARRGLWLYTHPLLKLLFLPQRCRCKFFSLTETPEDYTVMLDEEGFKELPPSEFMQVADSTWLVLSVVSNGREAPGCQATGVTKIARSVIAPLAEHHVSVLMLSTYQTDFILVRERDLPVVIHTLAGEFDIYREESGECVPVTCDDVSNGFLKPKPPTSPTLHPVQSPQTRFCVLTVAPDTLPAIATMLIDVLFYSHGPPWDAATSSQDLDSITFFSFSLIEGYISIVMDAETQKRFPSDLLLTSSTGELWRMVRIGGQPLGFDECGIVAQIAEPLAAADISAYYISTFNFDHALVPEEGSAEVIQLLQQRQESGR; via the exons ATGGACCTGCACATCCTGGAGCACCGGGTGCGGGTGCTGAGCCTGGCCCGCCGCGGGCTCTGGCTCTACACCCACCCGCTGCTCAAGCTGCTCTTCCTGCCCCAGCGCTGCCG gTGCAAGTTCTTCAGCCTGACGGAGACCCCCGAGGACTACACAGTCATGCTGGACGAGGAGGGCTTCAAAG AGCTGCCGCCCTCCGAGTTCATGCAGGTGGCAGACTCCACCTGGCTGGTGCTCAGCGTGGTCTCCAACGGGCGGGAGGCCCCGGGCTGCCAGGCCACCGGCGTCACCAAGATCGCGCGCTCGGTCATCGCGCCGCTGGCCGAGCACCACGTCTCGGTGCTGATGCTCTCCACGTACCAGACCGACTTCATCCTG GTGCGGGAGCGGGACCTGCCCGTGGTGATCCACACGCTGGCCGGGGAGTTCGACATCTACAGGGAGGAGAGCGGCGAGTGCGTCCCTGTCACCTGTGATGATGTCAGCAACGGCTTCCTCAAGCCCAAGCCAC ccaccagccccacgCTGCACCCGGTGCAGAGCCCCCAGACCCGCTTCTGTGTCCTGACGGTGGCCCCCGACACGCTGCCCGCCATCGCCACCATGCTCATCGACGTCCTCTTCTACTCCCACGG CCCCCCGTGGGAtgcagccaccagcagccaggacCTCGACTCCATcaccttcttctccttctcgCTCATCGAGGGCTACATCTCCATCGTGATGGATGCCGAGACCCAGAAGCG CTTCCCCAGTGACCTCCTGCTGACCAGCTCCACGGGCGAGCTGTGGCGGATGGTGCGGATCGGGGGGCAGCCCCTCGGCTTCG ACGAGTGTGGCATCGTGGCGCAGATCGCGGAGCCGCTGGCGGCCGCCGACATCTCGGCCTATTACATCAGCACCTTCAACTTCGACCACGCCTTG GTCCCCgaggagggcagtgctgaggtgatccagctgctgcagcagcgGCAGGAGAGCGGCAGATAG